A region from the Cellvibrio sp. PSBB006 genome encodes:
- the cobA gene encoding uroporphyrinogen-III C-methyltransferase, protein MSTSSLPRYTPADETVTAIHARAIEPLMVRASQFTVTASPAKQHGTTQGRSAKSAGGKVWLVGAGPGDAELLTIKALRAIENADIIFFDQLVSAEIRALFPVGTPALYVGKAKNQHSIAQEDLNQLLVDQAQLGLTVCRIKGGDPFVFGRGGEELLELRKAGVEAEVIPGITSASGCSTYANIPLTHRGLAQGCTFVTAHAEKTLDLNWSALAQLNHTLVFYMGLTRADVIATELLNGGMAADTPVAIIENGCRSNQRVIIGALSELTELVAREQVQSPALIIVGQVVSLAEQLQPDFWQSVAAEANTQRLLA, encoded by the coding sequence GTGAGTACTTCATCCTTACCGCGTTACACACCTGCTGACGAAACTGTCACCGCCATCCATGCGCGCGCTATTGAGCCGCTGATGGTCCGTGCATCGCAATTCACTGTGACCGCATCACCCGCCAAGCAGCACGGCACTACCCAGGGTCGCTCAGCAAAATCTGCCGGCGGAAAAGTGTGGCTGGTGGGCGCCGGTCCAGGCGATGCAGAGTTGTTGACCATCAAAGCCCTGCGTGCGATAGAAAACGCCGATATTATTTTTTTCGACCAATTGGTCAGTGCAGAGATTCGCGCGTTGTTTCCTGTAGGTACACCGGCGCTGTACGTCGGCAAAGCGAAAAACCAGCACAGCATTGCGCAGGAAGACTTAAACCAATTATTAGTGGATCAAGCACAGCTCGGCTTGACCGTATGCCGCATTAAAGGTGGCGACCCGTTTGTATTCGGCCGCGGCGGCGAAGAATTACTGGAACTGCGTAAAGCAGGTGTTGAAGCAGAAGTCATTCCCGGCATTACCTCGGCATCCGGTTGCAGCACCTACGCCAATATTCCCCTGACCCATCGCGGCCTTGCCCAAGGCTGCACGTTTGTCACTGCCCACGCCGAAAAAACCCTGGACCTGAATTGGTCAGCACTGGCGCAACTGAATCACACACTGGTGTTTTACATGGGCCTGACGCGTGCCGATGTAATCGCCACAGAGTTGCTAAATGGCGGTATGGCTGCCGACACACCGGTTGCCATTATTGAAAACGGCTGCCGCAGCAATCAGCGCGTGATTATCGGTGCATTGAGTGAATTAACTGAACTTGTTGCACGCGAGCAGGTGCAATCCCCCGCATTAATTATCGTCGGTCAGGTGGTGAGCCTGGCGGAACAATTACAACCGGACTTTTGGCAATCTGTTGCAGCAGAAGCCAACACCCAACGTCTGTTAGCCTGA
- the moaA gene encoding GTP 3',8-cyclase MoaA: MYTVPVSTAGPTQTDRPVASRRAALVDGFGREITYVRLSITDRCDLRCVYCMAEDMTFLPRNELLSIEELVQVGKTFTELGVHKLRITGGEPLIRRGVIELMEQLGQLPGLRSLCLTTNATHLARYARALHDAGVDRINISLDSLDPERFRRLTRFGDVQQVLEGIRAAQRVGFSRIKLNCVALKHFNADEVPELVRFALDEGLDISFIEEMPLGRIDDHGRAAEFVSSAELRALIEQQFPLVPVDDDSGGPARYWRSGTHASRIGFISPHSQNFCSSCNRVRVTAVGRLLLCLGQENSVDLRAVLRASPDDPAPLREAIIAAMANKPLQHDFNLAEEPQILRFMNTTGG, encoded by the coding sequence ATGTACACAGTGCCTGTTTCAACGGCTGGTCCTACGCAAACTGATCGACCTGTCGCTTCGCGCCGCGCCGCCCTGGTAGATGGGTTCGGGCGTGAGATTACCTATGTACGTCTGTCGATTACCGACCGATGCGACCTGCGCTGTGTGTATTGCATGGCGGAGGACATGACGTTTTTGCCGCGCAATGAATTACTCTCCATCGAAGAACTGGTGCAGGTGGGTAAAACCTTTACCGAACTGGGCGTACACAAGTTGCGCATTACCGGGGGCGAGCCGCTGATTCGCCGAGGCGTAATTGAGCTCATGGAGCAGCTGGGTCAGTTGCCCGGCCTGCGCAGTTTATGTCTGACCACCAACGCCACCCATCTCGCACGCTATGCCCGGGCTCTGCATGACGCTGGTGTGGATCGCATCAATATTAGCCTCGACAGTCTCGACCCGGAGCGCTTCCGCCGCCTGACCCGCTTTGGCGATGTGCAGCAGGTGCTGGAAGGCATTCGCGCCGCCCAGCGGGTGGGGTTTTCGCGCATTAAGTTGAACTGCGTCGCTCTCAAACATTTCAATGCCGATGAAGTGCCGGAGCTGGTGCGCTTTGCGCTGGATGAAGGGCTGGATATCAGCTTTATTGAAGAAATGCCTCTGGGGCGTATCGATGACCACGGGCGTGCCGCCGAATTTGTCAGCAGCGCCGAGTTGCGTGCTTTGATCGAACAACAATTTCCGTTGGTGCCGGTGGACGATGATTCCGGTGGTCCGGCGCGTTACTGGCGCAGCGGTACTCATGCTTCACGCATCGGTTTTATTTCCCCCCACAGCCAGAATTTTTGCAGTAGTTGCAACCGCGTGCGGGTGACGGCGGTAGGGCGGTTGCTGTTGTGCCTAGGTCAGGAAAACAGCGTTGACCTGCGCGCAGTCTTGCGTGCCTCGCCCGATGATCCGGCGCCCTTGCGTGAAGCGATTATCGCGGCCATGGCGAATAAACCGCTGCAACACGACTTTAATCTGGCCGAAGAACCCCA